In Luteimonas viscosa, the following proteins share a genomic window:
- a CDS encoding F0F1 ATP synthase subunit B, producing MQFNATFLGQGLAFAILIWFTWKFVWPPLMNAIEERQQKIAEGLAAADNAQKNLAQAEERVAEELKAARAKANEIIEQAHQRANQIVDAAKAEAITEGERQKALVEAEIAASANRAREDLRRQVSTLAVAGAEKLLRREIDASAHKALLDELATQLSDQAA from the coding sequence ATGCAATTCAATGCCACATTCCTGGGCCAGGGCCTCGCGTTCGCGATCCTGATCTGGTTCACCTGGAAGTTCGTCTGGCCGCCGCTGATGAACGCCATCGAGGAGCGCCAGCAGAAGATCGCCGAAGGCCTCGCGGCCGCGGACAACGCGCAGAAGAACCTGGCGCAGGCCGAGGAGCGGGTCGCCGAGGAACTCAAGGCGGCGCGCGCCAAGGCCAACGAGATCATCGAGCAGGCGCACCAGCGCGCGAACCAGATCGTCGATGCGGCCAAGGCCGAGGCGATCACCGAGGGCGAGCGGCAGAAGGCGCTGGTCGAGGCCGAGATCGCCGCGTCCGCCAACCGTGCACGCGAGGACCTGCGCAGGCAGGTGTCGACGCTGGCGGTGGCCGGCGCCGAGAAGCTGCTGCGGCGCGAGATCGACGCCAGCGCCCACAAGGCGCTGCTCGACGAGCTGGCGACGCAGCTGTCGGACCAGGCGGCCTGA
- the atpE gene encoding F0F1 ATP synthase subunit C, with the protein MELTALIAAVQGNTALAIGIIIGLGALGACIGIGIMGSKFLESAARQPELVPMLSGRMFLLAGLIDAAFIIGLAIALFFAFANPLLSAVQTAAGG; encoded by the coding sequence ATGGAACTCACCGCTCTCATCGCCGCCGTCCAGGGCAACACCGCGCTCGCGATCGGCATCATCATCGGCCTCGGCGCGCTGGGCGCCTGCATCGGCATCGGCATCATGGGCTCGAAGTTCCTCGAGAGCGCCGCGCGCCAGCCGGAACTGGTGCCGATGCTGTCGGGCCGCATGTTCCTGCTCGCCGGCCTGATCGACGCCGCGTTCATCATCGGCCTCGCGATCGCGCTGTTCTTCGCGTTCGCCAACCCGCTGCTCAGCGCTGTCCAGACTGCCGCCGGCGGCTGA
- the atpB gene encoding F0F1 ATP synthase subunit A has translation MIRDLLRVAGDSPSEYVTHHLKHWQVSIGDGAFWTLNVDSLLVSVLLGVLTIGTFYMVGRRATAGVPGKFQAFIEIVVGFIDTQVKDVFHGNRSFVAPVALTIFVWVFAMNALKMIPVDFFPGAAAAAGQEYFRAVPTTDLNITSAMALAVLLLMLGFAVAAKGVGGFGKELFTAPFHAEGTVMKIVLAPANFGLNVIEYLSKPVSLAMRLFGNMYAGELVFLLIALLGAAGGNLMMEAALGAKAGGALAFIGAVLAGAAWSIFHILVITLQAFIFMILSVVYFSMSSEAH, from the coding sequence CCTCAAGCATTGGCAGGTCTCGATCGGCGATGGCGCGTTCTGGACCCTCAACGTCGACAGCCTGCTGGTGTCGGTGCTGCTGGGCGTTCTGACCATCGGCACGTTCTACATGGTCGGCCGCCGTGCGACGGCGGGCGTGCCCGGCAAGTTCCAGGCCTTCATCGAAATCGTGGTCGGCTTCATCGACACCCAGGTGAAGGACGTGTTCCACGGCAACCGCAGCTTCGTCGCGCCGGTCGCGCTGACCATCTTCGTGTGGGTGTTCGCGATGAACGCGCTGAAGATGATTCCGGTCGATTTCTTCCCGGGCGCCGCTGCGGCCGCCGGCCAGGAATATTTCCGCGCCGTGCCCACCACCGACCTCAACATCACCTCGGCCATGGCGCTGGCGGTGCTGCTGCTGATGCTGGGCTTCGCAGTCGCGGCCAAGGGCGTGGGCGGCTTCGGCAAGGAGCTGTTCACCGCGCCGTTCCATGCCGAGGGCACGGTGATGAAGATCGTGCTGGCACCGGCCAATTTCGGCCTCAACGTCATCGAATACCTGTCCAAGCCCGTCAGCCTGGCGATGCGGTTGTTCGGCAACATGTACGCCGGCGAGCTGGTGTTCCTGCTGATCGCGCTGCTCGGCGCGGCCGGCGGCAACCTGATGATGGAAGCCGCGCTCGGCGCCAAGGCCGGCGGCGCGCTGGCCTTCATCGGCGCCGTGCTGGCCGGTGCGGCCTGGTCGATCTTCCACATCCTGGTCATCACCCTCCAGGCCTTCATCTTCATGATCCTGTCGGTCGTCTATTTCTCGATGTCGTCCGAAGCGCATTGA